The Larus michahellis chromosome 2, bLarMic1.1, whole genome shotgun sequence genome window below encodes:
- the LOC141738582 gene encoding uncharacterized protein LOC141738582, translated as MHHWVQGTAAMKDLVKHVVLKTHPCQECGKSFSKKGNLKRHQRIHTAEELFTCRECGRRFTTRGHLATHQSIHTGERPFCCGECGRCFRLEICLAAHQKTHAKGGPYLCARCGKSLSTKIYFNIHMRTHREKRPFACTECGKSFVKKGTLTAHKEIHKREKPFKCPDCSRCFGQSATLLAHQKIHLRGGPFICTECGKSLSTKRYFNVHQRNHAKQKLLEGRINGVSLQVIQIKEEPDFAFMSEDNMLENMSREGNVAQGCSIPRNPSNPKSPPWKIQIKEQTDPPTDDTANITAIACQKPHIKEEPPENPDYGKLLDPKMPLMGQGRRFKKEDADGQYDREIPIASNWVLHMKEEPQESIEFGMYYGQKPNLGAIQGIQIKEEPGVEANHHESQSPKRKQKKCYQPTKEEMLENQDKSVSKKDPSAKGAPKGGQIFPCPECGKSFNQKSNLTRHRKIHTSEGPYKCSECGESFRMNRKLICHQRVHMSEPFKCTECGKSFTQRSNLVRHQRIHTKEEPYQCPECEKTFNQKANLFRHQTIHVRMGPCKCTKCGKCFPQKRHLIKHQLLHSRGGAYKCGVCGKRYRLKKYLRRHQKIHTREGTAPCAKQGEATRTGGEPHHTEQTALATMKSEEES; from the coding sequence ATGCACCACTGGGTGCAAGGCACTGCTGCCATGAAAGACTTGGTTAAGCACGTGGTGCTAAAGACCCACCCGTGTCAGGAGTGCGGCAAATCCTTCAGCAAGAAGGGAAACCTGAAGAGACACCAGCGGATCCACACGGCAGAGGAGCTCTTCACTTGCAGGGAGTGTGGGAGGCGCTTCACCACCCGGGGCCACCTCGCGACCCACCAGAGCATCCACACAGGAGAGAGGCCCTTCTGCTGTGGGGAGTGCGGGCGCTGCTTCCGCCTGGAGATATGCCTGGCCGCCCACCAGAAGACACACGCTAAGGGTGGTCCCTACCTCTGTGCTCGGTGCGGCAAGAGCCTGAGCACAAAGATCTACTTCAACATCCACATGCGGACCCACAGAGAGAAGAGGCCATTCGCCTGCACCGAGTGTGGGAAAAGCTTTGTGAAGAAGGGGACGCTCACGGCCCACAAGGAGATCCACAAGCGAGAGAAGCCCTTCAAATGCCCTGACTGCAGCAGGTGCTTTGGACAAAGTGCCACACTGCTGGCCCACCAGAAGATACACCTCCGCGGGGGACCTTTCATTTGTACGGAGTGTGGGAAGAGCTTGAGCACCAAGCGGTATTTCAACGTCCACCAGAGGAACCATGCTAAGCAAAAGCTACTTGAGGGACGCATCAATGGTGTGTCTCTCCAGGTCATCCAGATTAAAGAGGAGCCTGATTTTGCCTTTATGTCAGAGGACAATATGTTGGAGAATATGTCCCGGGAAGGCAATGTAGCCCAGGGATGCAGCATACCTAGAAACCCATCTAATCCAAAAAGCCCTCCTTGGAAAATCCAGATAAAGGAGCAAACAGACCCACCCACTGATGACACAGCAAACATTACTGCAATAGCCTGCCAGAAACCTCACATCAAGGAAGAGCCACCAGAAAACCCGGACTATGGAAAGCTCTTGGATCCAAAGATGCCACTGATGGGTCAGGGGAGACGGTTTAAGAAGGAAGATGCTGATGGGCAGTATGATCGGGAAATCCCTATAGCCAGTAACTGGGTGCTCCATATGAAGGAAGAACCACAGGAAAGCATTGAATTTGGGATGTATTATGGGCAGAAGCCAAACCTCGGTGCTATCCAGGGGATCCAAATTAAAGAGGAACCTGGTGTGGAGGCCAACCACCACGAGAGCCAGAGcccaaagaggaagcagaagaaatgctATCAGCCTACcaaagaggagatgctggagaaCCAGGACAAATCTGTGTCCAAGAAAGATCCCTCAGCAAAAGGAGCTCCCAAGGGCGGACAGATATTCCCCTGCCCTGAGTGCGGGAAGAGTTTCAATCAGAAATCAAACCTGACCAGACACAGGAAGATTCACACGAGCGAGGGGCCGTACAAGTGCAGCGAGTGCGGGGAGAGCTTCCGCATGAACCGCAAGCTGATCTGCCACCAGCGAGTCCACATGAGCGAGCCCTTCAAATGCACCGAGTGCGGGAAGAGCTTCACCCAGCGGTCAAACCTGGTTCGGCATCAGAGGATTCACACCAAGGAGGAGCCCTACCAGTGCCCTGAGTGCGAGAAGACCTTCAACCAGAAGGCCAACCTGTTCCGGCACCAAACAATCCATGTCCGCATGGGGCCTTGCAAGTGCACCAAGTGTGGGAAATGCTTCCCTCAGAAGCGTCATCTTATTAAACACCAGCTTCTCCATTCCCGAGGTGGGGCCTACAAGTGTGGGGTGTGTGGGAAGCGCTACCGGCTGAAGAAGTACCTGAGGAGGCACCAGAAAATCCACACACGGGAAGGAACTGCTCCCTGTGCGAAACAGGGGGAGGCCACAAGGACCGGCGGTGAACCCCACCACACTGAGCAGACAGCTCTGGCCACCATGAAGAGTGAAGAGGAGAGCTGA